The following are encoded together in the Zingiber officinale cultivar Zhangliang chromosome 8A, Zo_v1.1, whole genome shotgun sequence genome:
- the LOC122007937 gene encoding ELMO domain-containing protein A-like, producing MDGKGGSFVAVRRISQTAGRGHGYHPPPGSTVWIGKGISCVCAQGIKSEAHLIFDLTSSQEQCLHRLQRRIAIVYDSSKKEHQEALKAIWGAAYPGVELLGLISEQWKDMGWQGKDPSTDFRGGGFISVENMLFFARNYPRSFQDLLQKQNGERALWEYPFAVAGVNITFMLIQMLDLQLARPRSFIAAVFLKLLSENDQAFDIMYCIAFMLMDQQWLTMHASYMDFNMVMKSTRRRLEQELLIKSVSRIEDLPSYRLLAR from the exons ATGGATGGGAAAGGTGGCTCCTTTGTGGCGGTGAGGAGAATATCTCAGACGGCTGGTCGAGGGCACGGTTATCATCCGCCACCTG GATCAACTGTATGGATTGGAAAAGGCATTTCATGTGTTTGTGCCCAAGGAATAAAAAGTGAGGCTCATCTAATATTTGATCTTACTTCTTCTCAG GAACAATGCTTGCATAGGCTACAAAGACGGATTGCCATTGTTTATGATAGTTCAAAGAAAGAGCATCAG GAAGCCTTGAAGGCCATATGGGGTGCTGCTTATCCTGGTGTTGAACTCCTTGGTTTAATATCTGAACAATGGAAGGATATGGGATGGCAAGGGAAAGATCCATCCACAGATTTTAG GGGTGGCGGTTTCATATCTGTGGAAAACATGCTATTCTTTGCCAGAAACTATCCT AGATCCTTTCAAGATCTTCTCCAAAAACAGAATGGAGAACGTGCACTGTGGGAATACCCTTTTGCAGTAGCTGGTGTTAATATCACATTCATGCTCATACAAATGCTTGATCTTCAGCTTG CCAGACCCAGATCATTTATTGCAGCTGTCTTTTTGAAGTTACTTTCAG AAAATGACCAAGCTTTTGACATAATGTACTGCATAGCTTTCATGTTGATGGATCAGCAATGGCTTACTATGCATGCCTCATACATGGACTTCAAC ATGGTGATGAAGTCCACACGTCGTCGACTGGAGCAGGAGCTTCTTATAAAGAGTGTCAGTCGAATTGAGGACTTACCTTCGTATAGACTCCTTGCTCGTTAG